From the Leucobacter tenebrionis genome, one window contains:
- a CDS encoding glycosyltransferase family 2 protein — translation MTLPPLPELPAVSYIMPVLNEEAYLETAVHTILAQDYAGEKEIVLALGPSRDRTDEIAASLAEHDPRVRLVENPATHIPTALNLAIEASRFPVVVRVDAHSELTPDYTRRGIAALRRENAVNVGGVMRAAGRGPVQSAIARGYNSPFGLGGGAYHGDGQPGPAESAYLGIFRREALEAVGGYDPTILRGEDWELNLRIRRAGYLVWFEPALGVTYWPRASLGDLARQFFATGAWRAVLVRRYGRANPWRFFAPGLLVLGIAASLAGLVLLVCGVLPWDSGWSLLPAPALLYLLGIAYATARIPDQRGLRDRLLTAATLVTMHLSWGSGFLRGIVLGGGRVVDRSRV, via the coding sequence GTGACTCTCCCGCCCCTTCCAGAGCTGCCCGCTGTGAGCTACATCATGCCGGTGCTCAATGAGGAGGCGTATCTGGAGACCGCCGTGCACACGATCCTCGCCCAGGACTACGCGGGCGAGAAGGAGATCGTGCTCGCCCTCGGCCCCTCACGGGACCGCACCGATGAGATCGCCGCCTCGCTCGCGGAGCACGATCCGCGGGTTCGCCTCGTCGAGAACCCAGCGACCCACATCCCGACGGCTCTCAACCTGGCGATCGAGGCGAGCCGCTTCCCCGTGGTGGTGCGCGTGGACGCGCACTCGGAGCTCACACCCGACTACACCCGGCGCGGCATCGCGGCGCTGCGCCGCGAGAACGCGGTCAACGTGGGCGGCGTGATGCGCGCCGCCGGTCGTGGCCCGGTGCAGTCGGCGATCGCACGAGGATACAACAGTCCGTTCGGCCTCGGGGGCGGCGCCTATCACGGCGACGGGCAACCCGGACCGGCCGAATCGGCCTACCTCGGCATCTTCCGGCGCGAGGCGCTCGAGGCCGTGGGAGGCTACGACCCCACGATCCTGCGCGGCGAGGACTGGGAGCTCAACCTGCGCATCCGCCGCGCGGGCTACCTCGTCTGGTTCGAGCCCGCCCTCGGCGTCACCTACTGGCCCCGCGCCTCCCTCGGCGATCTGGCGCGCCAGTTCTTCGCGACCGGCGCCTGGCGCGCCGTGCTCGTGCGGCGCTACGGCCGCGCGAACCCCTGGCGGTTCTTCGCCCCCGGACTCCTGGTGCTCGGGATCGCGGCGAGCCTGGCAGGGCTCGTGCTGCTCGTCTGCGGCGTCCTCCCCTGGGATTCCGGGTGGTCGCTGCTGCCGGCGCCCGCGCTGCTGTATCTGCTCGGGATCGCCTACGCCACCGCACGGATCCCCGATCAGCGAGGACTGCGGGATCGCCTCCTCACGGCGGCGACGCTCGTGACCATGCACCTGAGCTGGGGATCCGGCTTCCTCCGCGGCATCGTGCTCGGGGGCGGCCGCGTGGTGGACCGCTCGCGCGTGTGA
- a CDS encoding CDP-glycerol glycerophosphotransferase family protein, producing the protein MSNAGFSFASGNLAKLLALPKYLLSLLVSWFVPRDEQRWAFGSGIGVGEGALALARALRAADPEARITWLVADDSEAAIARAEGFEPVLRRGRSGYWATLRAGRIVVTHGLGDANRFGIYGGTVVQLWHGAPLKRLHLDSPVTTAVRGPAPVRALLRRMYLAGSREVDLFVAGSITAAERLRSAFRVDPGKVRVLGDPRDDELAQQARDPEAAARARDRLIEALGDSGASISESEAIVLYAPTWRDGDADPGVPTATEIETIRRTLRETAAHLLIRSHPLGVGAYEALLGDRVHLLGADRVRDITPLLGGVDTVITDYSSLAVDFSLLGRPIVWFAPDLERYTATRGLYEPLSVTSAGRVEHDWGDVSRRLTELHGSVHALRAAQADARALAARFHAHPEGGAAQRVLAEIHRLSLPPSQLVTAGSAFFESFYGRQVSCNPLAIDREIARRFPAVTRYWSITSERQRVPDGAVPLLVGGREWFAARRTARLLVVNDWLHGGVGGRGGFRRGRGQTVLQTWHGTMLKHLALGRPHVGLRTRIAVHRESRRWSLMLSQNPHSTEQFRSSYAFRGEILETGYPRDDRLARAMVGAERNPVVVGTARAALGIDPGSSVLVYAPTWRDGGLTLVDDLDVRALAAELGPEWTIVARGHTRTHAFGSYGGFGALDEAAARVIDASQHPDVNDVILAADLLVTDYSSIMFDASVTHLPTVFFVPDLAAYRDRERGFTFDFEREAPGPLLSRREEVVECARELASHGLDAAWVRDAAPAADAWRRRFNPHDDGRASERVVDALVERGALGE; encoded by the coding sequence ATGAGTAACGCCGGATTCAGCTTCGCGAGCGGCAATCTCGCCAAGCTGCTCGCGCTTCCCAAGTACCTGCTGTCGCTGCTCGTCTCGTGGTTCGTTCCACGGGACGAGCAGCGCTGGGCGTTCGGGAGCGGTATCGGCGTCGGAGAGGGCGCGTTGGCCCTCGCCCGTGCCCTGCGCGCGGCCGACCCCGAGGCCCGCATCACCTGGCTGGTGGCCGATGACTCCGAAGCCGCGATCGCGCGGGCGGAGGGGTTCGAGCCCGTGCTCAGGCGGGGCCGCTCGGGGTACTGGGCGACGCTGAGAGCCGGCCGGATCGTGGTCACCCACGGTCTGGGGGACGCCAACCGGTTCGGGATCTACGGCGGCACCGTCGTGCAGCTGTGGCACGGTGCGCCCCTCAAGCGGCTGCACCTGGACTCTCCCGTCACCACCGCCGTGCGGGGCCCCGCGCCCGTGCGGGCGCTGCTGCGACGCATGTATCTCGCCGGTTCGCGCGAGGTCGACCTGTTCGTAGCGGGCTCGATCACCGCGGCGGAGCGCCTGCGCTCGGCGTTTCGCGTCGATCCGGGCAAGGTGCGCGTGCTCGGCGATCCCAGGGACGACGAGCTCGCGCAGCAGGCGCGCGACCCCGAAGCGGCCGCCCGAGCGCGGGACAGGCTGATCGAGGCGCTCGGCGACTCCGGAGCGTCGATCTCCGAGTCCGAGGCGATCGTGCTCTATGCCCCGACCTGGCGTGACGGGGATGCCGATCCCGGGGTCCCGACCGCGACCGAGATCGAGACGATCCGACGCACCCTGCGCGAGACCGCAGCGCATCTGCTGATCCGATCGCATCCGCTCGGCGTCGGGGCCTACGAAGCGCTGCTCGGGGACCGGGTGCACCTGCTCGGCGCGGATCGCGTGCGCGACATCACTCCGCTGCTCGGCGGCGTCGACACCGTCATCACCGATTACTCCTCGCTCGCCGTCGATTTCTCCTTGCTCGGGCGTCCGATCGTGTGGTTCGCACCCGACCTCGAGCGCTACACCGCCACCCGCGGCCTCTACGAACCGCTCTCCGTGACGAGCGCGGGGCGCGTGGAGCATGACTGGGGCGACGTCTCCCGCCGCCTGACGGAGTTGCACGGCAGCGTCCATGCATTGCGCGCGGCCCAGGCCGACGCGAGAGCGCTCGCCGCCCGATTCCACGCCCACCCCGAGGGGGGAGCGGCTCAGCGGGTGCTCGCCGAGATCCACCGTCTGAGCCTTCCGCCGAGTCAGCTGGTCACGGCTGGGTCGGCGTTCTTCGAGAGCTTCTACGGCAGGCAGGTGAGCTGCAATCCGCTGGCGATCGACCGCGAGATCGCGAGGCGGTTCCCGGCCGTCACCCGCTACTGGAGCATCACCAGCGAGCGGCAGCGGGTGCCCGACGGCGCCGTGCCGCTGCTCGTCGGCGGACGCGAGTGGTTCGCGGCGCGTCGAACCGCGCGCCTGCTGGTCGTCAACGACTGGTTGCACGGGGGAGTCGGCGGGCGAGGCGGTTTCCGTCGCGGTCGCGGGCAGACCGTGCTGCAGACCTGGCACGGCACCATGCTCAAGCACCTCGCGCTCGGCCGCCCGCACGTCGGGCTGCGCACCCGCATCGCCGTCCATCGCGAGAGCAGGCGGTGGAGCCTCATGCTCTCGCAGAACCCCCACTCCACCGAGCAGTTCCGATCGAGCTACGCCTTCCGGGGCGAGATCCTCGAGACGGGCTACCCGCGCGACGACAGGCTCGCCCGCGCGATGGTGGGGGCGGAGCGCAACCCGGTCGTAGTCGGCACGGCGCGAGCGGCGCTCGGGATCGACCCCGGATCGTCGGTGCTCGTCTACGCCCCGACCTGGCGCGACGGCGGGCTCACGCTCGTCGACGACCTCGATGTCCGGGCGCTCGCCGCGGAACTCGGCCCGGAGTGGACGATCGTCGCTCGCGGTCACACCCGCACTCACGCGTTCGGCAGCTACGGCGGTTTCGGAGCCTTGGACGAGGCGGCCGCCCGCGTGATCGATGCGTCGCAGCACCCGGACGTGAACGATGTGATTCTCGCGGCCGACCTGCTCGTCACCGACTACTCCTCGATCATGTTCGACGCCTCCGTCACGCACCTGCCCACGGTCTTCTTCGTTCCCGACCTCGCGGCCTACCGCGATCGCGAGCGCGGGTTCACGTTCGATTTCGAGCGGGAAGCGCCGGGACCGCTGCTCTCGCGGCGCGAAGAGGTGGTCGAGTGCGCTCGCGAGCTCGCCTCGCACGGACTCGATGCGGCGTGGGTGCGGGACGCGGCTCCCGCCGCCGATGCCTGGCGGCGGCGCTTCAACCCTCACGACGACGGACGCGCCTCGGAACGGGTGGTCGACGCTCTGGTCGAGCGGGGCGCGCTCGGGGAGTAG
- a CDS encoding S1C family serine protease: MTTTPENDRPGAQYDPSAQVSAGEGAAPQHTDQAGAERSAPHPAPMSHTAPTTQLPENVAEHQQTAAWPQGAPVGSSAPGAPAGPAGPSVSAGPSTPAGTATAAAHPKSRSGALLAGLAIGALLGGVVGGGVAAIVASNAAPQTVAQSGNSGTLTLNNADNATQISGVAAVATPSVVTLEVAGEGASGSGSGVIYREDGYIITNAHVVTLDGATFDPQVRVKLSDGRILDGEVVGTAPYADLAVVKVDADNLPAIKTADSSQLNVGDLAVAIGAPLNLANTVTSGVVSAVNRGISVGSALVPQDPTPQQDEGGSGSAPWDFRFGLPGEDQQQEQQQSNSGTVTLPVIQTDASINPGNSGGALLNGNGELIGINVAIASPTSSQGVAGSDGLGFAIPVNLATRVADEIIDGEKPSHGLLGASVADSSQDTDEDANHAGGLLVDVPRGGAAAKAGLRAGDVITAVDGVPAVDGTSVSALVRMHEGGSKVSIEYTRGGQPHETEATLGTLEW; encoded by the coding sequence ATGACGACCACCCCCGAGAACGACCGACCGGGCGCTCAGTACGACCCCTCCGCTCAGGTGAGCGCCGGCGAGGGCGCTGCGCCGCAGCACACCGACCAGGCGGGAGCCGAGCGGTCGGCGCCTCACCCGGCGCCGATGTCTCACACCGCGCCGACGACGCAGTTGCCAGAGAACGTCGCCGAGCACCAGCAGACGGCTGCGTGGCCGCAGGGTGCGCCGGTCGGCTCGAGCGCCCCGGGTGCCCCGGCCGGTCCGGCCGGCCCAAGCGTCTCGGCCGGCCCGAGCACCCCCGCCGGGACTGCGACCGCTGCCGCCCACCCCAAGAGCCGCAGCGGCGCGCTGCTCGCCGGTCTCGCGATCGGCGCGCTGCTCGGAGGCGTGGTGGGCGGAGGGGTCGCCGCGATCGTCGCCTCGAACGCGGCCCCTCAGACAGTGGCCCAGAGCGGCAATTCGGGCACGCTGACCCTCAACAACGCCGATAACGCGACGCAGATCTCCGGCGTCGCCGCGGTCGCGACGCCGAGCGTCGTCACGCTCGAGGTCGCGGGCGAGGGGGCGTCGGGCTCGGGTTCGGGCGTGATCTACCGCGAGGACGGCTACATCATCACCAACGCCCACGTCGTCACGCTCGACGGGGCGACCTTCGACCCGCAGGTGCGCGTCAAGCTGAGCGATGGCCGCATCCTCGACGGGGAAGTGGTCGGCACCGCTCCCTACGCCGACCTGGCCGTGGTCAAGGTCGACGCCGACAACCTGCCCGCGATCAAGACGGCGGATTCGAGTCAGCTCAACGTCGGCGACCTCGCGGTCGCGATCGGGGCGCCGCTCAACCTCGCGAACACCGTGACGAGCGGTGTGGTCAGCGCGGTGAACCGAGGGATCTCGGTCGGCAGCGCACTGGTTCCTCAGGACCCCACGCCGCAGCAGGACGAGGGGGGAAGCGGTTCGGCTCCGTGGGACTTCCGCTTCGGGCTCCCCGGCGAAGACCAGCAGCAGGAGCAGCAGCAGTCGAACAGCGGCACCGTCACGCTCCCGGTCATCCAGACGGATGCCTCGATCAACCCCGGCAACTCGGGCGGCGCACTGCTCAACGGTAACGGAGAGCTGATCGGCATCAATGTCGCGATCGCGTCGCCCACGAGCTCGCAGGGCGTCGCGGGCAGCGACGGCCTCGGATTCGCCATCCCGGTGAACCTGGCCACCCGCGTCGCAGACGAGATCATCGACGGCGAGAAGCCCTCGCACGGCCTGCTGGGCGCCTCGGTCGCCGACTCCAGCCAGGACACCGATGAGGACGCGAACCATGCCGGGGGCCTGCTCGTCGACGTCCCCCGGGGCGGGGCCGCCGCCAAGGCCGGTCTGCGCGCGGGGGACGTCATCACCGCGGTCGACGGTGTGCCCGCGGTCGACGGAACGTCGGTCTCGGCCCTCGTGCGCATGCACGAGGGAGGGAGCAAGGTTTCCATCGAGTACACCCGTGGTGGTCAGCCGCACGAGACGGAAGCCACGCTCGGCACCCTCGAGTGGTGA
- a CDS encoding heavy metal translocating P-type ATPase, which translates to MKRLRTAIRAYPFVFATLLVAIVGLLLLLTPAHRLVPWLVSAYAIGIAVWQAVGMIRSLLRGHAGLDILAVTAIVATVAVGEYWAALVVVLMLTGGEALEDYAQHRSQRELTALLSRAPQQARREIEIDGAPGFETIDVDDVAVGDVLLVRPGELVPVDAVLLDEAAAFDESSLTGESLPVERVAGEMVASGAVNGRAAVRMRAVAVADDSQYQQIVTLVREAQESRATTVRLADRYAVPFTLLSLAIAAAAWGVSGEAVRFAEVLVVATPCPLLIAAPVAFLGGMSRAAKAGLIVKGGSVLEQLARVRSVAFDKTGTLTTGRPEPRRVEPAAGFDEDEVLRLAASAEVYSSHVLSGAVIQAAKLRDVELLPVEAAEEHATNGVAARISSGVVRVGKPAWIAEHAKGMVRARLEAGELAIYVSLDDRFVGTIVMRDRLRGDAASTVAEMRALGVERMAMVTGDVAATAAPFAAEIGIEEVHAECRPADKVRIIAGMGPRPLMMVGDGLNDAPVLAAADVGFAMGAKGATAASESADVVNRFDRISGAAEAVRIGRDTVRIALQSIWLGIVISVGLMVVAALGFLPALVGAWLQEAVDLIAILGALRALRAPRHSSGERRTRRR; encoded by the coding sequence GTGAAGCGCCTGCGCACCGCGATCCGTGCTTATCCGTTCGTCTTCGCGACCCTGCTCGTCGCGATAGTGGGGCTACTCCTTCTGCTCACTCCGGCTCACCGTCTCGTGCCGTGGCTTGTGAGCGCGTACGCGATCGGCATCGCGGTGTGGCAGGCGGTCGGTATGATCCGTTCTCTGCTGCGGGGCCATGCCGGGCTCGATATCCTGGCGGTCACCGCGATCGTGGCGACAGTGGCGGTGGGCGAGTACTGGGCCGCACTCGTGGTGGTGCTGATGCTCACCGGAGGAGAGGCGCTGGAGGATTACGCGCAGCACCGTTCGCAGCGCGAGCTGACCGCGCTGCTGAGCCGGGCGCCGCAGCAGGCGCGTCGCGAGATCGAGATCGACGGTGCACCGGGCTTCGAGACGATCGACGTCGATGATGTCGCGGTCGGCGATGTACTGCTGGTCAGGCCGGGGGAGTTGGTGCCGGTCGACGCGGTGCTGCTTGACGAGGCGGCAGCGTTCGACGAGTCGTCGCTCACGGGCGAGAGTCTGCCGGTGGAGCGCGTGGCCGGTGAAATGGTGGCCTCCGGTGCGGTGAACGGGCGGGCAGCGGTGCGGATGCGGGCAGTCGCGGTCGCCGACGACAGCCAGTATCAGCAGATCGTGACCCTCGTTCGCGAAGCGCAGGAGAGCAGGGCGACGACCGTGCGCCTCGCGGACCGCTACGCCGTGCCGTTCACGCTGCTCTCCCTCGCGATCGCGGCCGCGGCCTGGGGGGTGAGTGGCGAGGCCGTCCGCTTCGCCGAGGTGCTGGTGGTGGCGACGCCGTGCCCGCTGCTGATCGCGGCCCCGGTCGCGTTCCTGGGCGGCATGAGCCGGGCGGCGAAGGCGGGACTCATCGTGAAGGGGGGAAGCGTGCTCGAGCAGCTCGCCCGTGTGCGGTCGGTGGCCTTCGACAAGACGGGTACGCTCACCACGGGTCGACCCGAACCGCGCCGTGTCGAGCCTGCCGCCGGTTTCGATGAAGACGAGGTGCTGCGGCTCGCCGCCTCCGCGGAGGTGTACTCCTCGCACGTGCTCTCGGGTGCCGTCATTCAGGCGGCGAAGCTGCGCGATGTCGAGCTGCTGCCGGTCGAGGCGGCCGAGGAGCACGCGACGAACGGGGTCGCGGCCCGTATCTCCTCGGGCGTCGTGCGCGTTGGAAAGCCGGCCTGGATCGCCGAGCACGCGAAGGGAATGGTCCGTGCGCGGTTGGAGGCCGGGGAGCTCGCGATCTACGTCTCGCTGGACGACCGTTTCGTCGGCACGATCGTGATGCGGGATCGCCTCCGAGGCGATGCGGCGAGCACGGTGGCGGAGATGCGCGCGCTCGGAGTCGAGCGCATGGCGATGGTCACCGGTGATGTGGCCGCGACCGCGGCTCCCTTCGCAGCCGAGATCGGCATCGAGGAAGTGCACGCCGAGTGCCGCCCGGCGGACAAAGTGCGGATCATCGCCGGCATGGGTCCCCGCCCGCTGATGATGGTGGGTGACGGCCTCAACGACGCTCCCGTGCTGGCCGCGGCCGACGTGGGTTTTGCGATGGGGGCGAAAGGTGCGACGGCGGCGAGCGAGTCGGCTGATGTCGTGAATCGTTTCGACCGGATCTCCGGCGCGGCTGAAGCGGTGAGGATCGGCCGGGACACCGTGCGCATCGCGCTGCAGAGCATCTGGCTCGGCATCGTGATCAGCGTCGGACTGATGGTCGTCGCGGCACTCGGTTTTCTGCCGGCCCTCGTCGGCGCCTGGCTGCAGGAGGCCGTCGATCTCATCGCGATCCTCGGCGCCCTCCGGGCACTGCGGGCGCCGAGGCATAGTAGTGGGGAGCGTAGAACCCGTCGCCGATAG
- a CDS encoding UPF0182 family membrane protein encodes MTDQNAGAPAASPRRISPLAITVVLVVLLILGFLAVASVFTEVLWYRQVGYLPVLTTQWIAAAVMFLIGFVGMAVPLFFAIDIAYRKRPVYARLTAQLDRYQELFEPLRRLVKWALPAAFGLFAGISTATQWQRALLWLNSEPTGEKDPQFGFDVSFYLFDLPILQGIVGFASAVALIALIAGVATSYLYGGISFSGRDVRVSKATRIQAAVIATLYLALQAVSLWLDQYASLTETGGRWTGALFQDVHAVIPGKQILAGIAVIVAVLFLVTAFTGKWRLPVIGTALFLVSSIVLGVGYPWAVQQFQVGPDEKSLEAEYVERNIEATRAAYGIDDVEVERYDAVTDAEPGALRNDAVTTANIRIIDPEIVSPTFSQLEQIRQYYKFPSSLNVDRYEIDGEVEDTVSAIRDIDISDQDGWYNRTLVYTHGYGLVAAFGNQRSPGGEPVFLENGIPTSGKLGEFEPRVYFGTNSPEYSIVGGERDRAIELDFPADAESSAEASAENEEGATPAETSGEQETVEPESTEAPAENEEGRQNMTTFSGDGGPELSNLFTKLIYALKFQDMEVLLSGAVVDGSQILYDRDPVDRVQKVAPYLTIDGAPYASVVDNRIVWIVDGYTTSSDYPYSEVTDMNELTVDADNERTDPLPKPVNYIRNSVKATVDAYDGSVNLYAWDDEDPLLKAWGNIFPDTLKSVSEMSGDLLAHVRYPSDLFKVQRAMLGEYHVTDADAFYSAEDRWRTPNDPVSSSSGGNAQTLAQPPYYLTLAAGADAEPNYSIYSTYIPDQQGEGSRDILTGYLAANSNAGSKDGEVSDEYGTLKLLTLPKGDPIPGPGQVQNSFTTDSEVSRLLNILRQGESQVISGNLLTLPVGGGLLYVQPVYVKASSGTSFPILQKVLVAFGDQIAFEDTLDEALDALFGGDSGASAGDGGTTTTTEDPTTEDPGDTGDTDSGDSGSADTGGTAGSGGSNASLDEALREMQQAIRDRDKAMQDGDWTAFGDADERLRAALEDALAAE; translated from the coding sequence GTGACCGACCAGAACGCAGGCGCTCCGGCTGCCAGTCCGCGAAGAATCTCTCCACTCGCCATCACCGTCGTGCTGGTGGTGCTGCTGATCCTCGGCTTTCTCGCCGTCGCTTCGGTGTTCACCGAGGTGCTCTGGTACCGACAGGTCGGGTATCTGCCGGTACTCACCACGCAGTGGATCGCAGCGGCGGTGATGTTCCTCATCGGCTTCGTCGGCATGGCGGTGCCGCTGTTCTTCGCGATCGATATCGCCTACCGGAAGCGGCCGGTCTATGCCCGCCTCACCGCGCAGCTCGATCGTTACCAGGAGCTCTTCGAGCCGCTGCGGCGACTGGTGAAGTGGGCGCTCCCCGCCGCGTTCGGTCTGTTCGCGGGCATCAGCACCGCGACGCAGTGGCAGCGCGCATTGCTCTGGCTGAACAGCGAACCCACCGGTGAGAAGGATCCGCAGTTCGGATTCGACGTCTCCTTCTACCTCTTCGATCTGCCGATTCTGCAGGGGATCGTAGGGTTCGCGTCGGCGGTCGCGCTCATCGCGCTCATCGCGGGAGTCGCCACGAGTTACCTGTACGGCGGCATCTCGTTCTCGGGGCGCGACGTGCGCGTCTCGAAGGCCACCCGCATCCAGGCCGCGGTGATCGCGACCCTCTACCTGGCACTGCAGGCCGTGAGCCTGTGGCTCGACCAGTACGCCTCGCTCACGGAGACCGGGGGGCGCTGGACCGGCGCCCTGTTCCAGGACGTGCACGCCGTGATCCCCGGCAAGCAGATCCTCGCGGGCATCGCGGTGATCGTCGCGGTGCTGTTCCTCGTGACGGCCTTCACTGGCAAGTGGCGGCTGCCGGTCATCGGCACCGCCCTCTTCCTCGTGTCGAGCATCGTGCTCGGAGTGGGCTACCCGTGGGCCGTGCAGCAGTTCCAGGTCGGGCCCGACGAGAAGAGCCTCGAAGCCGAGTACGTCGAGCGCAATATCGAGGCCACCCGTGCCGCCTACGGCATCGACGACGTCGAGGTCGAGCGCTACGACGCGGTGACGGATGCGGAACCCGGCGCGCTGCGCAACGACGCTGTGACGACCGCGAACATCCGCATCATCGACCCCGAGATCGTCTCTCCCACCTTCTCGCAGCTCGAGCAGATCCGTCAGTACTACAAGTTCCCCTCCTCTCTGAACGTCGACCGCTACGAGATCGACGGGGAGGTCGAGGACACGGTGTCGGCGATCCGCGATATCGACATCAGCGATCAGGACGGCTGGTACAACCGCACGCTCGTCTACACCCACGGCTACGGGCTCGTGGCGGCCTTCGGCAACCAGCGATCGCCCGGCGGCGAGCCGGTGTTCCTGGAGAACGGGATCCCGACCAGCGGCAAGCTGGGCGAGTTCGAACCCCGTGTCTACTTCGGCACCAACTCTCCCGAGTACTCGATCGTGGGCGGCGAGCGGGATCGCGCCATCGAGCTCGACTTCCCGGCCGACGCCGAGAGCTCGGCCGAGGCCTCCGCTGAGAACGAGGAGGGTGCGACGCCCGCCGAGACCTCGGGCGAGCAGGAGACCGTCGAACCCGAGAGCACGGAGGCTCCCGCGGAGAACGAGGAGGGGCGTCAGAACATGACGACGTTCTCGGGCGACGGCGGCCCCGAGCTGAGCAACCTCTTCACCAAGCTGATCTACGCGCTGAAGTTCCAGGACATGGAGGTGCTGCTGTCGGGCGCCGTGGTCGACGGATCGCAGATCCTCTACGACCGAGACCCCGTCGACCGGGTGCAGAAGGTCGCGCCCTACCTCACCATCGACGGAGCCCCGTACGCCTCGGTGGTCGACAACCGGATCGTCTGGATCGTCGACGGATACACGACCTCTTCCGATTACCCGTACTCCGAGGTGACGGACATGAACGAGCTGACGGTCGACGCCGACAACGAGCGCACCGACCCTCTGCCGAAGCCCGTCAACTACATCCGCAACTCGGTCAAGGCCACCGTCGACGCGTATGACGGCTCGGTGAATCTGTACGCCTGGGACGATGAGGATCCGCTGCTCAAGGCCTGGGGCAATATCTTCCCCGACACGCTCAAGAGTGTTTCCGAGATGAGCGGCGACCTGCTGGCTCACGTGCGCTACCCCAGCGACCTCTTCAAGGTGCAGCGCGCGATGCTCGGCGAATACCACGTCACCGACGCCGACGCGTTCTACTCGGCCGAGGACCGCTGGCGCACGCCCAACGACCCCGTGTCGAGTTCGAGCGGGGGCAACGCGCAGACGCTGGCGCAGCCGCCCTACTACCTGACGCTCGCCGCGGGCGCCGATGCCGAGCCGAACTACTCGATCTACTCGACGTACATCCCCGACCAGCAGGGCGAGGGATCGCGAGACATCCTCACCGGGTATCTCGCGGCGAACTCCAACGCGGGCTCGAAGGACGGCGAGGTGTCCGACGAGTACGGCACGCTCAAACTGCTGACGCTGCCGAAGGGCGATCCGATTCCCGGCCCCGGACAGGTGCAGAACAGCTTCACCACGGATTCCGAGGTGTCGCGTCTGCTCAACATCCTGCGCCAGGGCGAGAGCCAGGTGATCAGCGGCAACCTACTGACTCTGCCGGTCGGCGGGGGCCTGCTGTATGTGCAGCCGGTGTATGTGAAGGCGTCTTCGGGCACGAGCTTCCCGATCCTGCAGAAGGTGCTCGTCGCGTTCGGCGACCAGATCGCCTTCGAGGACACGCTCGATGAGGCGCTCGACGCGCTCTTCGGCGGAGACTCGGGCGCCAGCGCCGGAGACGGAGGCACCACGACGACGACCGAGGACCCGACGACCGAGGATCCGGGCGACACCGGGGACACCGATTCCGGTGATTCAGGTTCGGCCGACACCGGCGGGACCGCGGGATCCGGAGGGTCGAACGCGTCGCTCGACGAAGCTCTGCGCGAGATGCAGCAGGCGATTCGCGACCGCGACAAGGCGATGCAGGACGGCGATTGGACCGCCTTCGGCGACGCCGACGAGCGGCTGCGCGCGGCGCTCGAGGACGCGCTGGCTGCGGAATAG
- a CDS encoding YlbL family protein, producing the protein MDHELMERRRLRVLLVLALFACAVLLAALIPSPFAIERPGPVVDTLGEVQLEDGSTGPVIAVEDTELFETEGELNLLTVSILGDPEHPQSWLSLLPAIFDPAQRVAPVTEFYPEGVTLEQRQDQNAAYMDSSQQQAAAAAFRWLGEPVDVELSVAGVIPDGPSDGVLEEGDVLLTVDGEPIADFGELRSRIGAAGEGGRIAVGFEHDGDRREATLEPRVPQGGGEPLIGATIASQYDLPHEVDISLTEIGGPSAGLAFAMGLVEKLTPGSMLGDLTVSATGTITDEGEVGAIGGLTQKMWAADRAESDLFLMPLGNCDDLPRQRPDGLRIAPVANLGEAVAAVEAAAAGKEPAGVERCDIDG; encoded by the coding sequence GTGGACCACGAACTGATGGAACGCCGTCGCCTGCGCGTCCTGCTCGTTCTCGCCCTGTTCGCCTGCGCGGTTCTGCTGGCGGCGCTGATCCCCTCGCCGTTCGCGATCGAGCGGCCCGGCCCCGTCGTCGACACGCTCGGCGAGGTGCAGCTCGAAGACGGGAGCACGGGGCCCGTCATCGCAGTCGAGGACACGGAGCTGTTCGAGACCGAGGGGGAGCTCAACCTGCTCACCGTCTCGATTCTGGGCGACCCCGAGCACCCGCAGAGCTGGCTCTCTCTGCTTCCGGCGATCTTCGACCCGGCGCAGCGGGTGGCCCCCGTGACGGAGTTCTATCCCGAGGGCGTCACTCTCGAGCAGCGGCAGGATCAGAACGCCGCGTACATGGACTCGTCCCAGCAGCAGGCGGCGGCTGCGGCGTTCCGGTGGTTGGGAGAGCCCGTGGACGTCGAGCTGAGCGTGGCGGGTGTGATCCCCGACGGCCCCTCCGACGGCGTGCTCGAGGAGGGCGACGTGCTGCTGACGGTCGATGGCGAGCCGATCGCCGACTTCGGCGAGCTGCGGTCGCGCATCGGCGCGGCGGGCGAGGGCGGGCGGATCGCCGTCGGGTTCGAACACGACGGCGATCGGCGGGAGGCGACGCTCGAACCCCGCGTGCCCCAGGGCGGGGGAGAGCCCTTGATCGGCGCGACGATCGCGTCGCAGTACGACCTCCCGCACGAGGTCGATATCAGTCTCACCGAGATCGGCGGACCGAGCGCGGGCCTGGCCTTCGCGATGGGGCTCGTCGAGAAGCTCACGCCCGGCAGCATGCTCGGAGACCTCACTGTCAGCGCGACGGGCACGATCACCGACGAGGGCGAGGTCGGCGCGATCGGCGGTCTGACGCAGAAGATGTGGGCGGCGGATCGCGCCGAGAGCGACCTGTTCCTCATGCCGCTGGGCAACTGCGACGACCTGCCTCGGCAGCGGCCCGACGGACTCCGGATCGCGCCCGTCGCGAACCTCGGCGAGGCCGTCGCCGCGGTGGAGGCCGCGGCGGCCGGGAAGGAGCCGGCCGGAGTCGAGCGCTGCGACATCGACGGGTAG